A segment of the Crassostrea angulata isolate pt1a10 chromosome 10, ASM2561291v2, whole genome shotgun sequence genome:
CCAGCAACCTGTACATGTACGTCCCACTGTCAAAATCCCCGGACCAGTGAAATGTTACAACAAACCTGCAGTTCACTTGTTAGGTCTCCGTGTGATTGAGACGTTGAGTCATGTTAAAAAGCCATCCTGAACGATTACGTAAAATGCCTGTACATGGAGTTGTTTTTCTCCCGGAATCAATACCACATGCAGCTAGTAGACTCCTTATAGGTTTTAATGCAGTTGTATCTTGttcaagaagtaaaaaaaaagctcAAGCTTTTATCGCAGGTGTCGCCGGGGGAGGAAAATGACCAAGAAGTGTCTACCTGTATCCATCTACCTTATTGACTCCTTACACCTGAGTTACAGTGATATTCTGAATTTGCACCTTGTTATGTGTGTATCGGCGAAGCGATAATAAAGTGGTCGCGCTTGGAAGTCCCCGGGCCTTTTTATTGCCCTCTGTATGTAATATATAGATAGAAGGTTATGCTCATCGCTTCATTGATCCCTCAATGAACGGACACCTGTGAACAAAGCCTATGGTCAATATTTATATTAGAATCAGGAATTCGGAGTTCTTTGGGTTGTAGCTCATTCATAATGCAAGAATGTATCAGATTGTGCTGAGCTTTGATAAAGATGTAGATCAAATCGTAAGAAGATTTATGATTTTCTAAATCTCGTGTCACCCGAAATATGCGTTTAAACCTCTTCATTCCTTATACCAGAGGaacttttaataatgatataaaatttgatgaaataatgaatatctttttattaCTTAGATAACATTTATCATTCTTGTCATGGAAGCCCAACCGCCCGGCTGAGTCGGGTCTGGCTACCACCCCCACAGGGGGCGGGGGTCCGACCTCATTCCTCCAAAGATCtatctgtatattttgttattcaaaCTGCATTCAAACtttctgagtaaaataaaaACCTGCCCTTTATCCCCCTCCCCGTCATATAGTAAGTTGGATACACGCATTCTATCCCGTACTGGACACATGATTACAAATGGTGGATGGGTGCATGTGATGTAATTTCACGTTTTAAACCCATTTTTGAAgaacatttaacattttttcatatGAAGCACGAAAACGGGGACTGATATTTACTCAGAAATCAAACAAACCTTATCTCTATATACCTGTATTGACATAGTAAATTAAAAACCATTAAACTTTCATGACAGAATCTAGAAAGGACAGTATAATTATTACGCAATGCCACGTGTTTTTTGAAAGCAATACAGACGTCTATAGATAAGCAGAACAAACCCCTATCTCTgtctctgtctttctctctgtccgtctgcctgtctgtctttctctccgtccgtctgtctgtctgtctctctctctctctctctctctctgagttaTTTTAGGATATTCAGTATTAATGTTTTGTCTGTTTGGACCACTTGACCACCTGTTCCACAATTTTAATCCTATTAGTTTTCCCCATTGAGACAAtgaatttatacatttttcttttaaaaatcttgtatcaatatttttgatACAATCTGCCAGAtcattttgttataaacatttgtttttcttttcgaTAAATTTTGAGAGATAAATCTCATTAAATTACATTACTACCGGGTCGTGTCCTTTCTTAAGGAGCtagttaaaattcatttgatgTTTGTATTTTTGACACGTTTTTATAATAATAGTATAGGCTTGTGGGATAATGCGCTAATGGactcttatttaaaaaaaaaatagataacaaGCATCCATAAAGTCAAGGTACTACTTTTATTTTGGAGGGTCGAGAAACATCATTGGCTTTGCATAAACAAAATAGTCTAACAGCCAAGTGAAGTAAAACGAGTTTATCCAGTAGCATCGGTTTCGAAAGGAGGGGACCAATTAACTTACCTGAAATCTTAACAagcaaaaatacaaaatataggATAAAAATGTAATTCGCCAATCTTAAAAATCCTAATACATGTACGTGGAAGGGCGGTGGGGTAGTACTTTTAAAAACATACTATTCTAATTAATAAGGTTTaatttccatgaaaaatttCACCTTGCTTCTccgaaaaagggggggggggtgctccaaaattaatttttctatatGTAGAAAAACTTGTTTGCTGCGAAAAAAGGGGGAGATGAGGGTGAgcaaccccctcccccctaaATGCTACGATTAAAAACGAGAATCGCCGTACCGTATATGATGTGCAATAAATCATATTTGGAATGTGGTGTGCACAATTGACAATTAATTGATAATTATAAGGTTCCACAGAATTATAATATAGATACATGTGCATGGTACCTAATACACATACAAATACACAAGATGACATTTAAGAATTAATGGATAGCTAACCCCTCCATAAGGGTAATATTCaaagcctctctctctctctctctctctctctctctctctctctctctctctctctctctctctctctctctctctctcgtcatGTGGTGTGTCATgtgacaattcaaaatgtcagCCTCCATATCAAGCACACTGGTTAAATGGGTGTTACTTTCTCAGTGCATTTGTCTTATAAATGGATATGGATCTATATCACACGGAATCATAAGTATGCATACGTAATAAAAGTAAGAGGATATAAGTAACAGCCTAGGATGTTAAAAATGagcgatattttttttaatttaatttggaCGCAGGAGCTCGTCACAAtctctttatctttttttcatgtttactATACCCCTGCAGTTGTCACTACAGTATTACATTTTAATCTGGTTGACATATTACAGTGAGTGCATCTAGCAAGgcattataaattaaaactttgtTTAAGCCGAAGTTACACCATCTTTGCTAGTCAAGTGTTTTTGGTCggccactttgctccccataaataGTGAGGAgaggtgcggatcagaaaccctttaTTTAGGATGatgaagttacacatgtgcttgaaaatcaagcctgggccttttcacccccctccagaatTCAAACATCTCATAAAAGGAATATAAGCCCCAGTTGCGGGCAGATTAAACACACCAAAATCAAAGGGGAATTtgggaattattttcaaaatacccGGTATTTTTGCCTCAGCCATATTTTGAGTCGATCTTTGACATTATAAATACACCATACACAGtgatcaatgtacatgtaccacccAAAAAATGATGCAGCAATGTCAAAagtgcaaatacatgtactaatattaCATTCAAGTGCAAAACATTGCAATCAAGTGCAAAAAGGTTAAATAAATGCACCATAACTCAGCAGTATTGACACTGTCGTCACTTACCTATGTACCgtatatcattatatttaataCCGTATTGCTCTTGACTTTTGAATTTAGGATATGTGTACAAAATCATTTCAGCCTCACTCACTCGATCCCTCTTCATTAGAAAATGATATGATCGATAAAGGAAAATAATCTTATTACTGGCATTCATAAATCTTAATCcatcaaattcttttttatttttacatatttaccatgttaattttcattattcaaatAGGCTACAGGGCATCTGTTTACTTTGGTGATGAAGAAACCCAGAAGGTAGGTCAAATTGTTGTGTTGGCTTCAATGTGTCTTACACAGATAAAGGTCAGTGGGTTGTCTTATGAACCACAATGTGGATAAGATGGGCATCATGGAGTACGTGTCTTGAGACAGGTAGATGGGCTGGTGTGGGGCATGTTTCTCCAACAGAATTAGGATGAGAGTGAAGGGTTATTGCCTGAGTTACCAGTAAGGTTAATGTGAAGGGCTGTGCTCTCTATAGACAGGTATACTCCAGTATGAGAGACTAGCTGACTCTTGAGACAGGTAGGATCGCTGTGAGGAGGCATTTTGCTTAGATTTGGTACTGTCTTATGAATGAGGGACTAACGGTCAGTGTGAGAGGGTAATCTGGAACAGGTAAGGTCATTGTGAAGGTCTGTATAGAATCACAAGCAGGTCATTGTGAGGGTTGGTCTATTGAAATGGGGAATTAGGTACTGGTAAGTGTGAGGAATTGTCTTTTGAGTCAGGTACTTCGGTCAATATGAGGAACTTACCATGAGATATACTGTAGACTGGCAAATGATCATTTTCctgtgaaattaaaaccattgtGAACTtcaaaaacatattatattaagGAACAAacaaagatagataactcttgcagcgtgaaattaaaaccattgcGATCAGTTCTTTTTgagaaatcatgaaattttaacaccatATGGAATTTAAATGACTTACAATATAAGGCCAGTGTTAAAGACTAAAATGCATGACTGTTTATTGGGACAGTTTAGGTTAGAGAGTAGAGTTGTCTCAACAGGATCGACGCTGGTTCATTATAGTCAGTGATTGTGCATCTTCAGATGAGCAGAGTGAATTGTAAGCCATTGGCAATCAAAGATAGGACTAGTGAAGGGCTGTCTTATATAAGACAATTGATAAGTTCAGAGTATGGGTTGTCTCTTGAAACAAGTAAGATCAATGTACATGTGACATTTTCAcattactgtaaatgtattacatttggctgtgtattctgtTTGATGGATTTTGGAGGAATGCAGCTTCCGCTTAATGAAGTACATCCCCAAATGTCAAACGTTTATTAAGATAATAATTAATTAGGTATATTAAGAAATGTGCTAAATCAAATACCTGCTTACCTATTGCAAAATCATTTTCCCCCAAATAACGTACACGTTAAACAGGTTTAATGGATAGAAAGTTCTTGTGAATCCAGACACGTAAAACTTTGTTCAAATAATCTTCATGACATATAACGGtatgcactacatgtattaatttgaCATTGCAAGTTTCAAACTGATAGCAAGTTCCATTTTAGTTTGTTAAAAGAAACTATTCGTAATTTTAGATTGTACAGGAGAATCCTGATGGTTTGTTTGGAGGGAGTGTCTACCCTGATGTGTTTTATGATTCCCAGTGCAGTGAGGGTAAGCATCATGATGATGAAATAATCATCAGTTGCTCATTTGATCACAACTACTGATGATGTGAAAATACAGGGCAATCATTTGTAAACTTTCAGAATacaatagaaataataaatatacatgtattaacacttTCATATGATTAtgtcatacatatatattgtattttgcAGGAAATTACAGTTTTGTCTCAGATGCCACAAAATCAACTGCATTTCTGAATGCCTCTATCAACTATTTACTACAAAAGTATCCCAAACCATGGAATAATGCAAGTTCTTTGATAAGTAATGTGTAAAAGTTACATGAACTAGTGCTTTGCACAAATCTGTACTGTTATCCTTCAAAAAGTATTTCAGTCAAAATGCATCACTCAGCGTTTTTGTTAGATTAACGaacaatacaattttttcaactttaaaaactgtaattAGGTTACAGAGAAACTGGTGTCCTTTCTGTACGGAGTTATGTCCCATCAGATCGCTGACTACATGTGGTATGGAGAGGACAAGTATCAGCAAGGGTTTTTAAACATGATGGCTAAGGTACACATGATTAGTAGTGATATGATATAGGGGTTTTCTTTATCATGACATCTTTATGCTTATTTGAACCAGTATTttacttttcattaaaacaggTCTTGTGTTTAAACTAAACTAAACTGGTTAATCTAAGCTGAACTAAGCTGATGGTAAATTAAATGTAGCATCTTTAGTCTGAACTGAAATGATGGCTTACTGTAAGATTCTGAGTCTTAAACTGGACTATAAACTGAACAGCAACTGAAATCTTGACCCAATTTTCATCTAAAGAAATGGAGAAGCATACATATGAGGAAGGAACACAGATTTTGATGTTTGAAGTGAAATAATTTATACTTTATATCCAcattttccaataaaaatctATGTGCAGTATGTTAATTATTGGTTCTAATGGAGTGGACATCGGTGCTTTgggtatattttgtatatatgtaatgTTGTTTCTTACATTGCAGTTGAATTTCCATGGGAATTTTCAAGAAGCTGCTGTTTTTGCTGAACTTGGTGAGATTTTactaaattaatttatttccaTATTAGTATAaaatagactgttgagatggtgaccatcaaTTCAAGTTCATTGCAAACCCCTTATTTACaggcatttttttttgttttgtttaatattaGCTAGATTTAGCCAACTGGACCATATTAACtagattttaaagaaatctgCTATGGTCTTCACATTGATGACCATGTTTATTATgccttacatgtatacttgcATCAATTTTCAGATCAAATATATAACATGTAGAATGATATTacttaaaaaatgtttcaaagtactgattgaaaattttaatggtaTATTTTATGGTTACCATTATTCAAACTCCTTGGAACTGGGAATTTTACTAAATACTAGTGTATGAAAACTGATGCCCATATTGAAAACACAGGATTCAGTTTGATGTGATAAAATTTGTGTTGAGATATGTCCTGTGTAAAATGAACAAAGGTTTAACTACGGTATCTAAACTTTGTTAGATGTATCATGTTGAAAGATACATCAATTGTAAACATAATTCACATTTAATTGTGAATGTAATTCACATTCAGAGCAGCATCACTGAtactttatttttgtattataaatttTTGCAAAGGTAGTGATGTTGTCCTGGCATATGATCTGAACCTTGACCATATCCAACCATTCCTTGAATGGTAAGCATACatatatagaataaacacaaaatgaaaatatcttaaattattaattcttgaataaattaaatgaacttttatttcttaaaaattcatAGAAGCCTCCAAGTCATATTAGAAAATTCCCTACTTTTCTGTGGCGTAGGTTCGTGCCAGTGAGTGATTTGGTTAACATATATGCCCTGATGTTTGGCGAAGGGAAGGTACCTCACAAAGTCGTGGAAAACTGCACCGTCACAAGACTCATATATTTGTAAGTTAGGAAGATCATTAAGGtaagctttatttgatttgttcCCAAAGCCTTTCAATTAATCGTgttcttttctttgtttttttagaatgaaagaaaaaattaaagtgtCTGAGGTAGGTCATCTCATCATACACCCTACAGCACTGTAATCTAGGAGCAAGGCTCCAAATTTGAAATTTAGCATGTAACCTCTTAAGAGaataaaatgatgtttaaattataaattatgtttcagtatcagtaaaaaaaaaaagagttaatTTCTAAAAGGAAATAACCCATAAAATCAGctgtatagaaatatattttctcaTATGCATTTGTTGCCCTTTCATACTGTATTTTGACTGAAATGACACATTTTGTTCAGTCAAAACCTCCCCCCTTTGGAATTTAAACCCAGTAAAGTGGGATTATTTTCTATGTGCAGTATTATGCGGCTGTAGCTCCCAGCAGTCCTTTCCTGATGACCCAGCTGTTGGACTACTTTCCCGGTGGAGTAGACGACTGTGCGGGATGGGTCGGTAGGAAGTGGCAGGATCTCAGCTTCATGTTAGAGAAGGGTACAAGGTCTGTGTACATGCTGTTCAACTAAACTTAGGTGCTTCATAAATATGTTGAAGTGGGTGGACCATTCTATTGGTTTCCTTTACATTTTACTATCAATATTTAGAATTCTTTTATGGTATGTATTGTGTATGAGTCTAAGCTAGGCCTTTAGAGTTCAAGGTAATAAAGGTTGACTATAGTGTACCGGTAGTTTtgataaacaagaggcccacaggcCTTGATGGTCACTTGAGTACCAAAACCCATAGATGGACTTGTCAGGAAGTCTCGCGTTTGCAGTTTAAGCTGCATCTTTTAGTCTAAACCCTCAAAGACTCCTCTCTTCATTTCCCCTGCTTTTATTACTTGATTTTTGCAAACATTAATTCTTAAAAGGGGGCAAGAGTCAGAGAAATCTTGAATTTATATCTAGACCCTAACTCCTTAggcaaaaaattgtaacttttGACCTTGCCTAAGGGACTGAACCCATGATCCAGGGGccgtgaatttcacaatttaggtagagggatTCATGgatataatcatgcatttagtttttctcaaatatatattggagtagagaagaagatatAGGTAAAGGGCTACGTGAACATATGAATGaccatttttatatatacaaatgtatatttttcaaaactctttccctcttgtattatgtttattgaatgttttatgtacatTGAACGCTTTATGTACAATCTccatgttgccccttgagggcccttaattggtaaataaattgaattgctTGGGTTAGAGgggaaaatttttgaaaattcggCCTTTTCTTGCATATTTGACCCTTATCATGAGGACCCAATCCTGGTAAGGTCATTGTTACAAATCAGATTCCTCTTATcctgaaaaaaatgcaaaattgttAACAAACAATGCACAGCGATGGATggagaccaattgcaataggtcactaGTGACTTAGTTTACCCCAAAAGTCTTAGGTACTAACTGACATGTTGTTGTCAAGATTTCTATCCAAAACCACCATAGGTTCATAGGGCCATGAAGTacatgaaataccaattaactaaaatcttttttcattcattaataatattttgtagAAAGCCATATATTCTAAATCatatttatacccccgctcagaaggagagggggtatactgttttacccttgtgtgcctgtctgtctgtctgtccgtccgtaacaaacatttctgtcgcatttatctcggcaactatttatcgcagatgcttgaaatttttacacagtgtttgttaaggcatgccatattgtgggatatatttttgtaccaatcggacgtcaacttcctgttaaatgacgactttgcttattttttgaccaaaattttcaaacaaattttcgtcaaagatttctcagcaactatttaacgcagatgcttgaaatttttacacagtatttgtttaggcatgccatatcatgggatatacttttgtaccaatcggacgtcaacttcctgttaaatgagtactttgtttattttagtcaaaattttcaaacaaatttttctcaaagatttctcagcagctatttatcgcagatgcttgaaattttaacacactatttgttaaggcatgccatattgtgggatatatttttgtaccaatcggatgccagctttctattaaatgttgactttgcttattttgcatattcacatcagagcgggggtatcgctagtgagcattggctcacagatatcttgttttatttaaaatgtaaaaaatgtcccatctgcaatttttttgttttatataagaGCACcggtatatgtaaatatgtaatttaacCCTTTTATAAATTGTACATAAAGCTCTTACTATCCATATACAAGTTCAAGTTCTGTATTTTACAGTAATTGTGCGATACCAACAAATCCCCTACAGATTCAGTGCAATGCGAGCACCACACTACAGCATGCAACTTTCACATCAAGAGATTACTGGACTGTTAAGTCTTGGGCATTTGATTACATCAGCGGCCCTGTAGATTTTACAGATATTGATCAGTTACAAGAAAATGGTGGCATCATAGTCCttccttcaaaattattttggGTAAGTATCTGATTTACCTGTAGTAACTCAAGGACTTTTTTTAAGCAAACTGAAGTTATTTATACtcaattttctttaacaatCAGTGGGGTTCTTGGTCTGTTAAGTCCTTCACCTACTTCAAGATTATGACCCTTGGATGTTATAAGATTCAACTTAACTTTGAAGGAGATATTCTTAATCAATTTGTTCATCTATATGAATAGATCATTTGAATGGTCAACATAAATTTTGTACACTGAGATCATGGAGCTATCTTACAACTCAAGCCAGAATTTGTACAATTTGTACATGCATATCCCTGCATTCACATTTTAATTGTCAATCTGTTATTacttaaaggacatatcgcatgtttctaaagtatacgacattttacattttttggcttCCTTGTGTATCTAATAATTACTCCTAATAGTTTGTTAACGGTATAAAAGCGGTAATTAgccataatatcaatttaaattatagcCCCGATCGTTTAAAAACTCGTTAATTAGATAGCGTGTCACGTGGTACAGTGACGTCACATGCGACCTTCTTCGAACAGCTGATTGTAAACAATTGTACGATTAGcattatcttctttaaattttgacattcatTCACCATgtaagttggttttttttacatgctgactaaattaaaagaatcttaTTATTCAGTTGTACATGTTTGAGCCACTAGTACGGATAAAAAACGACGATATTGCCGAAAAAGCGACGATGAAGTCGGCAATGACGATCAAATTGATCGacgtgtaaacattgtaaacacaacTAAGTAAGGATTGTAGCTCAAATAAATCTggtaaaggtgtttatttattaaaatctacaacagtCTTGGTTTTTGTCGTTCCTAACCACTCAGAATgttcattattgtaaaactgTGGCGTACAAGAAGTTTGTTTCTTCGGCAGTAACTGATCACACCTTTCTAAGGTTGTTTACTCTATATTACACTGGGTTATAAAAGCAGGCAAGAACGTTTTccttaattattgtttatttctgtaAGATCCCATCtccgtattttttttatccatttacgtataaatgtatatcaagAAACTTTGTCTATTTCTCGCGTAAACAATCAATATCGACGACTCGATCCATGACTTctcccacaaaaaaaaaaaactcacagAAATCTCACTCACCGtactaaaattatgatttctgCAGAGGTGAGCTACACGTATGAATGaagaaatcatgtatacaaaacCGATGCATACATGAACGTATAgtttaacaataagaaaaagaaaacagctaATGAAGCGAGGCGGTATCCAAAATGGCGTCCCCTCTCGTTATTTTTCTCCGATGAAATTGCGTTTTGTACACAGGCCCCTGTGCATaaacttctatttttttctttttgagaaatgaatacgatttatttatgaaactataattacaaaaatgtacaatataattaattatatatgaaatgaatgtttatttataaatcctctCGTCGACAGATAGACCCCTATTTGTCACAAGATTTCCGCATACTTTTCGTaagggaaatttaaaaaaaacaagtccAAATCCCCATTTTCGGTGGCTAAATCACCCGCAGGAGGCACAGAACATCATCATGTTCCGTTATCGGCAATTTAataggtgataattagtttaattgtCGTTTAAATCGAATCCAATTACAGAGATGGCTAACAGCACCTTCTCGCTCGAGGtcgcatatgacgtcacacatcatggcgggtagatcgagagagaaaatatgcatatcgcgacatttgaatttcatcgctTTCAAACTCACGAATTAGgcagaatattttatgaaaacgttaataaacttcatttttaatgagtatagaatgattttatttaaaaaattccgaaaattgaaaaacatgctaTATGTCCTTTAATAGGTAATGGATTTCTGAAAACATGATTAAGACTTTGAATTTCAAGATATTTCCTGATCCTGGGCTATGAACCACAAGCCTGCTTTACAGTGCTTTGAAATTCTGAGAAAATAATGACAGCAAATTTCTTCAGCTGCAAGTATTTTGATACAGCCAGActaccaatatttttttataacttctcagaaaaaattcaaggTGAAGCAgaatcaaaagcaaaaacagAGAGTAGGTAGTTCAGACTACATCGGGGACTATTTTGTAAACAACACCTTTGCCAAATTGGGATGGTAAGTAAAATGAACAACAAGATATATTCCAAAATTTTATTCAAGAAAGTATTCAATtaatcacaatttttataaaaagctaCTATTatctatgtaaaaataaatcgatactaaaatgttcatattttcaacaaaatggACCAAAATGGTCCCTTTAGGTGTTTGTACAACCTGAGTGCATATAACTAGTATTCATACAAACTATCAATGAAAGTTGTATTTACATTACATTGTGGATAAAGGTGAGGCCTATTAAATTGAGACTTTACTATGGTAAAATTCTTGCTAAAATCAATGCAGAATCAGTTCCAATTTTATCATTCATTGAAAATGAATCCTCAGCATAgctataaaataataataaaataaaattcaaatccaatatttgtataaatttacacacaaattatcatatttattaaaatctgtTCCTTGAGTCAGCATTCACATCTTTTTTGGCCCTGCCAAAAACAGTGCATATTCTGAAATGTATGCATTTGTCTCattcttaaacatttaataatgtgtctgtacattttaaaacttttgggtgctaaaaatattgattgcaatcccatgtatattattttaaaatactataTTAAAGACAATTGTTTCATGAACTTCTAACTGATGGAAATGGACTCCAGTTCGTATTTTGAGGATTTTCCAAGCTATGCTGGTATGGCCAAAGAAGTTACGATCACTGTTGAGTTTTCACATTATGTTAAGTACTGAGTAGTTTAGATGTGGTTCTCTTTCCTTGCCACCGGACAGAATCTGAGTGTGTGGGCACGGTCTCCTGTAGCTCCACACCTGGGACAGG
Coding sequences within it:
- the LOC128165758 gene encoding phosphatidylinositol-glycan-specific phospholipase D-like, giving the protein MSASISSTLVKWVLLSQCICLINGYGSISHGIISYRASVYFGDEETQKIVQENPDGLFGGSVYPDVFYDSQCSEGNYSFVSDATKSTAFLNASINYLLQKYPKPWNNVTEKLVSFLYGVMSHQIADYMWYGEDKYQQGFLNMMAKLNFHGNFQEAAVFAELGSDVVLAYDLNLDHIQPFLEWFVPVSDLVNIYALMFGEGKVPHKVVENCTVTRLIYLMKEKIKVSEYYAAVAPSSPFLMTQLLDYFPGGVDDCAGWVGRKWQDLSFMLEKGTSNCAIPTNPLQIQCNASTTLQHATFTSRDYWTVKSWAFDYISGPVDFTDIDQLQENGGIIVLPSKLFWKKFKVKQNQKQKQRVGSSDYIGDYFVNNTFAKLGWALASGDVDSDGFQDLIVGAPGYSKTKLPQTGKVFTLFGNKTGLPGFGYIAVNLDNTTLNCTGHIDSPSNQPSRFGSSLAVVDINLDGVLDVAVGAPSHSNDENDPMKYNGVVYIFYGTSRSRHFNRPNITVSCQPDLCRLGTSLGVVDVDGDGHDDLVISDQYYGPTDHQTGVVTALLSRGTYKEQENVTVEELIEKWKLVGHQDNGWFGASVRGKKGVLMTSEPFYRKCALPSCPLNPKDIQSAGAVSINNIGSKFTLPNMTLNGRDEFDMTGYSVDYGFPYDNSSLILAISVPEAMV